From Macadamia integrifolia cultivar HAES 741 unplaced genomic scaffold, SCU_Mint_v3 scaffold2758, whole genome shotgun sequence, a single genomic window includes:
- the LOC122067209 gene encoding uncharacterized protein LOC122067209 yields the protein MDFHCLTRRELQALCKRNKIPANLTNVAMADALKALDHVEGLSDNLDPVPDTPKRPEILSPDLPRTTRRTSTRQKTVDVSEPSDTPVTRNGRRRAAATSVRSKIEAHRKEDNEGGEEAIQKEYPDVPVHSVRRSARLSDKRISTSIQKKGSRRVEAVKIAVLSEEEAEDLEKEQSTEGSEISVLGKYKETDRMISGEVLNNGSETFGGEESSLVNSSDTTQPESSLSEEICKPNIEEADKSVTDNDVYVTEPLVAEVQGSGSLVAENEKELHGPSETGLEEDKYGATLVPEYMSTGKICNSPSKESVAETSSPKGSNSSKNKEFVVGDLIGNEQQRMDSLKVDESSDGDDEDTFVVQNQENKESGEDLAVDESGVISDCGSTEGDIYEIQPLETTCLNLCPTENPEIVGNKECNCGLTLDAIDEYVGEVNVEVLSEAEEISYLSPEKTSEIQPLVTRCLHLGSTENPVTGGCKECDQSAGQLVLQIENVTNQLARVVLQSETDDSVSVLQQKMNEVPELENVADPDPTKVLAIEKHSIDESNECFDETAENGTEMNAGSGFEEVGEKKSCEEPEKCDQAKEPGTIDAGIDNDESKGGVVSPFSYIEQEEKSSQERDFNVAAHVATADVTVTDSTAANSVDAISSILHLEGKISLPSPANNATPTSTAKKSLKTRQTPRKSGNKKQTTPTSLMISEDNKENTPTWLMVSEGNKEKTYEISSKKLEFLSIAIPDTAQVEMEKKKDAASLPKGYENTSKRQLIKMIKEKEKQVENKRTALQTLNKN from the exons ATGGATTTCCACTGCCTTACAAGGAGAGAACTCCAAGCTCTCTGCAAGAGGAACAAGATTCCTGCGAACTTGACCAACGTAGCTATGGCTGATGCATTGAAAGCTCTTGATCAC GTTGAAGGGTTATCAGATAACCTGGATCCGGTCCCCGACACACCCAAAAGACCAGAGATCCTTTCACCAGATCTTCCTCGCACCACTCGGAGAACATCAACTCGGCAAAAAACAGTGGATGTTTCAGAGCCATCTGATACACCGGTTACTCGGAATGGTCGCAGAAGAGCGGCAGCGACTTCGGTTCGGTCGAAGATTGAAGCCCATAGGAAGGAAGACaatgaaggaggagaagaagcgATACAAAAGGAATACCCAGATGTTCCTGTTCATAGTGTGAGGAGATCTGCAAGGTTGTCTGATAAGAGGATTTCTACATCGATTCAAAAGAAGGGATCAAGAAGAGTAGAAGCCGTAAAGATCGCAGTATTGtctgaagaagaagcagaggattTGGAGAAGGAGCAATCAACAGAGGGTTCTGAAATCTCTGTTCTCGGAAAATACAAAG AAACCGACCGTATGATTTCTGGTGAGGTTCTAAACAATGGATCTGAGACTTTCGGTGGAGAGGAGAGCTCTCTGGTGAATTCAAGCGACACCACTCAGCCCGAATCCTCTTTATCAGAGGAAATCTGCAAGCCCAATATTGAAGAAGCGGATAAATCTGTCACTGATAATGATGTTTATGTTACTGAACCCCTGGTTGCAGAGGTTCAGGGAAGTGGGTCTCTGGTAGCAGAGAATGAAAAGGAGCTTCATGGACCATCAGAAACGGGGCTAGAAGAGGATAAATATGGTGCTACCCTTGTTCCAGAATACATGTCCACCGGAAAAATCTGCAACTCGCCAAGCAAAGAATCTGTTGCAGAGACTTCTTCGCCAAAGGGAAGCAACTCTTCAAAAAACAAGGAATTTGTTGTTGGAGATTTAATTGGAAACGAGCAGCAACGGATGGATAGTCTCAAAGTAGATGAAAGCTCTGACGGTGATGATGAAGACACATTTGTGGTTCAAAACCAGGAAAACAAAGAATCTGGTGAGGATCTGGCCGTTGATGAAAGTGGGGTGATTTCAGATTGTGGATCAACTGAAGGTGATATTTATGAAATCCAGCCCCTGGAAACAACATGTTTGAATCTTTGCCCCACAGAAAATCCAGAGATCGTTGGCAACAAAGAATGCAATTGTGGATTGACACTTGATGCAATAGATGAGTATGTTGGTGAGGTAAATGTTGAGGTTCTGTCTGAAGCAGAAGAAATTTCTTATCTGTCACCAGAGAAAACGAGTGAAATCCAACCCCTGGTGACAAGGTGTTTGCATCTTGGTTCCACAGAGAACCCAGTGACAGGGGGCTGCAAAGAATGTGATCAAAGTGCTGGTCAATTAGTGCTCCAGATTGAGAACGTCACTAATCAGCTTGCCAGGGTTGTTCTTCAATCAGAAACTGATGATTCCGTATCTGTTCTGCAACAGAAAATGAATGAAG TTCCAGAGCTGGAGAATGTGGCCGACCCAGATCCTACTAAAGTTCTGGCGATTGAAAAGCATTCTATTGATGAATCCAATGAGTGTTTTGATGAGACTGCAGAGAATGGCACTGAGATGAATGCAGGAAGTGGTTTTGAagaagtgggagaaaaaaaatcctgTGAAGAGCCTGAGAAATGTGATCAGGCTAAAGAGCCTGGTACCATCGATGCAGGAATTGATAATGATGAATCTAAAGGTGGTGTTGTTTCTCCCTTCTCTTATattgaacaagaagaaaagtctaGTCAAGAGAGAGATTTTAATGTTGCCGCCCATGTTGCGACAGCAGATGTTACTGTCACTGATTCTACTGCTGCAAACAGTGTCGATGCTATCAGTTCTATTTTGCATCTTGAGGGTAAGATCTCTCTACCATCTCCTGCAAACAATGCCACTCCAACCTCAACAGCAAAGAAATCACTGAAGACGAGGCAGACACCAAGGAAATCAGGGAACAAGAAACAGACTACCCCCACAAGTCTCATGATCTCTGAGGACAACAAAGAGAACACCCCAACGTGGCTCATGGTCTCTGAGGGCAACAAAGAGAAGACCTATGAAATTAGTTCCAAAAAACTGGAATTCTTGAGTATTGCCATCCCAGACACTGCTCAGGtggaaatggagaagaagaaagatgcgGCAAGTTTACCAAAAGGATACGAGAATACGAGTAAAAGGCAGCTGATAAAAATGATCAAAGAAAAG GAAAAACAAgtggaaaataaaagaacagCTCTACAGACCCTGAACAAAAATTGA
- the LOC122067210 gene encoding uncharacterized protein LOC122067210, with protein sequence MADGENEVENRMMDLNLYLGLPRSPRRAESDLGSDLALGSLPTLPVEGEIRGSIMMSGYSEASDSHAPYSPSHASYSSNPQRVEPLLDPNENENSNSPLEYSDYFPHPPAHPSGAQSMEPRDEPIEYNPYSPSYIPVSPAVEAGLEPQIDDFMEPIDHASYSPIHVPASASPSPAPVEHDSETMDDHEDGNPIEYVRYSPSYTPASFSPPRGPDEAQVQVHGGALREGMGFVAYQAAPQTRESLQRELLQYPQVRFRRLIESSRRWRLRRIRSSIPYRLGTDLGAFSSGSQPFDDEAAPERSPVEDNCGAQKISLEGHVSEDVEEGKEQCSVGANFDCNICLDVAKEPVVTSCGHLFCWPCLYQWLHLHSDHKECPVCKGEVIEPKIIPIYGRGSCEMGAEKKRQGQEDGDLGLKVPPRPRGHRFESLRQRMRRPLLRRSVEELASLRVIQDEETQNENIVDRQNEPLLNGIFDAANRRVITRLMEVQRLPRAENLHSVLNLWGSGSSRNATEMDSNHTQGGNSSPHQFHGGRPRSSVPAFARHGISSLPQHPFFSFTPDRLAAIAADVSSVMGRMGNSGNHSGASTSASPQVPNLVNIQGLPREAVAASDQASASSTMAVIQGDAHAEPNRADSSHTPRRRRRNSVSGSLDVDGGVHHACKRRRLN encoded by the coding sequence ATGGCTGATGGGGAAAACGAAGTTGAAAACAGGATGATGGATCTGAATTTGTATCTGGGTTTACCTCGTTCACCACGGCGAGCAGAATCTGATCTTGGGTCTGATCTTGCCCTTGGCTCCTTACCAACCCTCCCGGTTGAAGGCGAAATTCGTGGCTCAATAATGATGTCTGGTTATTCAGAGGCCTCTGATTCACATGCTCCATATTCACCATCTCATGCATCTTATTCCTCTAACCCTCAGCGAGTTGAACCTTTATTAGACCCTAATGAGAATGAGAATTCGAATTCTCCTTTGGAGTATTCTGATTACTTCCCGCATCCACCAGCTCATCCAAGTGGTGCACAGTCAATGGAACCTCGTGATGAACCTATTGAGTATAATCCTTACTCTCCATCATATATCCCTGTTTCGCCTGCTGTAGAAGCTGGGCTAGAACCTCAAATTGATGATTTTATGGAGCCGATTGATCATGCATCTTACTCTCCTATCCATGTGCCAGCCTCGGCCTCACCCTCACCTGCACCTGTCGAGCATGACAGTGAAACCATGGATGATCATGAGGATGGCAACCCTATTGAGTATGTCCGGTACTCCCCATCTTACACTCCGGCATCATTTTCACCACCTCGTGGCCCTGATGAAGCGCAGGTTCAAGTTCATGGTGGTGCATTACGTGAGGGGATGGGGTTTGTTGCATATCAAGCTGCCCCACAAACAAGGGAATCTTTGCAGCGAGAGCTTCTTCAATATCCACAGGTTCGTTTTCGGAGATTGATTGAGTCAAGCCGGCGATGGCGGCTCCGGAGGATCAGGTCGTCAATTCCATACAGGTTGGGTACTGATTTGGGTGCCTTTTCCTCAGGGAGCCAGCCTTTTGATGATGAGGCAGCACCTGAAAGATCTCCTGTTGAAGATAACTGTGGTGCACAGAAAATAAGCTTGGAAGGTCATGTTTCTGAGGATGTGGAAGAGGGAAAAGAACAGTGTAGTGTTGGTGCTAATTTTGACTGCAATATCTGTTTGGATGTTGCTAAGGAGCCAGTGGTTACTTCCTGTGGTCATTTATTTTGTTGGCCGTGTTTATATCAATGGCTGCATCTTCATAGTGATCATAAAGAATGTCCTGTGTGCAAAGGGGAGGTAATAGAGCCGAAGATAATTCCTATTTATGGTCGGGGGAGCTGTGAAATGGGGGCTGAAAAGAAGAGGCAGGGGCAGGAAGATGGTGATTTAGGTTTGAAGGTACCTCCTAGGCCTCGTGGACATAGGTTCGAGAGTTTGAGGCAGCGGATGCGGAGACCTCTTCTACGGAGATCCGTGGAAGAACTTGCATCACTGAGAGTAATACAGGATGaagaaacacaaaatgaaaatatagTTGATAGGCAGAATGAGCCACTTTTGAATGGGATTTTTGATGCAGCTAACCGTCGAGTCATCACTCGGTTGATGGAAGTTCAGAGACTGCCAAGGGCAGAGAACTTACACAGTGTATTGAACTTGTGGGGAAGTGGATCATCTAGAAATGCTACTGAGATGGATTCAAACCACACACAGGGTGGTAACTCATCCCCCCATCAGTTTCATGGAGGAAGGCCCAGAAGTTCTGTACCTGCTTTTGCACGGCATGGGATTAGTTCTTTGCCCCAACATCCTTTCTTCAGTTTTACTCCTGATAGATTGGCTGCTATAGCTGCTGATGTTTCTAGTGTGATGGGGAGAATGGGAAACAGTGGTAACCATTCTGGAGCCTCGACATCGGCGAGCCCTCAGGTTCCCAATCTTGTTAATATTCAGGGCCTTCCTCGAGAGGCAGTTGCAGCTTCAGATCAAGCCTCTGCTTCAAGTACAATGGCTGTGATACAGGGTGATGCTCATGCAGAGCCAAATAGAGCAGATTCTTCCCATACCCCTAGAAGGCGGAGAAGAAATAGTGTGTCGGGTTCCTTAGATGTAGATGGAGGAGTTCATCATGCATGCAAAAGGAGACGACTAAACTAA